A single region of the Coregonus clupeaformis isolate EN_2021a chromosome 40, ASM2061545v1, whole genome shotgun sequence genome encodes:
- the LOC121554866 gene encoding MOB-like protein phocein isoform X1: protein MVMAEGTAVLRRNRPGTKAKDFYNWPDESFEEMDSTLAVQQYIQQNIRSDCSSIDKILEPPEGQDEGVWKYEHLRQFCLELNGLAVKLQSECHPETCTQMTATEQWIFLCAAHKTPKECPAIDYTRHTLDGAACLLNSNKYFPSRVSIKESSVAKLGSVCRRIYRIFSHAYFHHRQIFDKYENETFLCHRFTRFVMKYNLMSKDNLIVPILEEEVQNASAGESEA from the exons ATGGTCATGGCGGAGGGTACTGCAGTTCTGAGGAGGAATCGGCCTGGAACCAAGGCGAAG GATTTCTACAACTGGCCGGATGAATCCTTTGAGGAGATGGACAGCACGCTGGCTGTACAACAG TACATTCAGCAGAACATCCGGTCAGACTGCTCCAGTATCGATAAGATCCTGGAGCCACCAGAGGGACAGGACGAGGGGGTGTGGAAGTATGAGCACCTCAG GCAATTTTGTCTGGAGCTGAATGGACTAGCTGTGAAACTGCAGAGTGAGTGCCACCCAGAGACCTGCACCCAGATGACCGCCACAGAACAGTGGATCTTCCTGTGTGCTGCACACAAGACCCCCAAAGAG TGCCCTGCCATTGACTACACCAGGCACACGCTGGACGGAGCTGCCTGCCTTCTCAACAGCAACAAATATTTCCCCAGccg TGTGAGCATCAAGGAGTCCTCAGTGGCCAAGCTAGGCTCTGTGTGTCGCCGGATCTATAGGATATTCTCCCATGCTTACTTCCACCATCGCCAGATATTTGACAAGTATGAG AACGAGACGTTCCTGTGCCATCGGTTCACGCGCTTCGTGATGAAGTACAACCTGATGTCCAAGGACAACCTGATTGTACCTATCTTGGAGGAGGAGGTCCAGAACGCCTCAGCTGGGGAGAGCGAGGCCTGA